A single region of the Podospora pseudopauciseta strain CBS 411.78 chromosome 1, whole genome shotgun sequence genome encodes:
- a CDS encoding hypothetical protein (COG:T; EggNog:ENOG503NX0R) translates to MARQGRVRSFIAQFTPRRDSGTPTPAPASPPKSIESSCQSSPIPSKPDSRLDTSVTSPSSSPPFQTSPTLQGSPTLQESSESELPPDSTAETTPISSPEDEHAPVVKRLPPSPPPSPRPKANRRERPRSLSQTYRPLIMELSSQTPAEFLPIFSLLNSHSNKLYQEGYFLKLDDQDIKGKPNPDRTWTECFAQLVGTVLSLWDAAELDAAGDDGEVLPKFINLTDASIKMIESLPTRSADEQPLQNILSISTAGRNRYLLHFNSHHSLIQWTSGIRLAMYEHSTLQEAYTGAVVAGKGKTLNSINIIMERARVPVQEYVRVRFGAGVPWRRCWCVIEPPSEKEYQKAQKEHKKRSAYDRSHAPILKGEIRFFDTKKEAEKKKKHQKPIATITDAYAAYAIYPQAKALIDGSTLLKIEGDIHIHSEPPSSTEGFVFIMPESHPMVPGFEMLLRFLFPTWDTFGLYGRPGRLCASPRDSRSLMFAMPKHKKYGYLELLDVSGLITTDGSSSWSEREWRKKLKELTGTRMLDMEAAGDTASQSSKRLSQGGQSKPRVGFASDDGSSGRSSRSMSVTRPGSRTDSAPPDANRERAPYAMAGHGKHTRNISDTQLESHSPYPYDMDHHAVGPSAMRPADRARTFASDLAPTPERVSSEDEYPRGMAGYNLNEMQRMMTPEPVAPPPAFAHGAESRPYPKPQPSPELRREHNRLSDTTLSQLANAGGLGPGGYPDEQLRGDYAMSPQSGYNGPRGQPVQTKTTSAVIMESDANYNGSREVLTAPTTYQGSPGSLPPRLDSLQNQSDSPLKHSVLGPDSNTTRHMNSGPSTGPSPTDSGMRPAMSQKSHGNQTTQSSGPPSGRQTPPPSRADMAFNFPERSPIHRKPLPARTTSLQHKNQEPVSPISFSPPLPNRSESHFDDGASTVSPDYASTHRGSIELPVRSTEWPRIGVLKSTGEDAPVSGVKAGEGYKIPDIDFGRTLNYGALPPGKVLSAPGSSHGADSGSGMESPRHATTPSGRKSPGPGPAYCHRRQESSDSFRRSVAWQPGVVAGPSTSIDRSISPEQFVQQRATMHQRNPSGYTLNEFRAGTPTSPYKRPNSNPASHSRSNSADLLSSGRPVSQAGMLALSSGEVSSHLSAREQEHVARMTGSPLIAIAGNKNAPQAKVGLVGAIEARERERAQMRQGIGGQAVAHAIDQRNREQHQQAQRAAQAAFAQQQAHFAAQYQGSPRPQFPLQYGPQSWPHQGMSQHGSLSGAPPVNQAFASGGGWGQQGQIGLGMSNSPPPQAPFAAATVPGGPRSGTPGRMTFQGQAF, encoded by the exons ATGGCCCGCCAGGGACGAG TGCGCTCGTTTATAGCCCAGTTCACACCTCGCAGGGATTCCGGGACCCCTACACCCGCACCtgcatcaccacccaagaGCATCGAATCCTCCTGCCAGTCGTCCCCGATCCCGTCAAAACCGGATTCTAGGCTCGACACCTCCGTCACCTCACCTTCCTCGTCGCCACCCTTCCAGACCTCGCCGACACTGCAAGGCTCGCCGACGCTGCAAGAGTCCTCCGAGAGCGAACTGCCGCCAGACTCGACTGCCGAAACAACACCCATCTCGTCTCCTGAAGACGAACATGCTCCAGTGGTAAAACGGCTGCcaccgtctcctccaccaagccCTCGACCTAAAGCGAACCGACGCGAGAGACCTCGCTCCCTCTCGCAAACATACCGTCCGCTCATCATGGAATTGTCTAGTCAGACCCCAGCAGAGTTTCTGCCCATTTTTAGCCTGCTAAACAGTCACTCCAACAAGCTGTATCAGGAGGGCTACTTTCTCAAGCTTGACGACCAAGACATTA AAGGAAAACCTAATCCCGATCGAACATGGACCGAGTGCTTCGCTCAGCTTGTCGGCACTGTGTTGTCGTTGTGGGATGCCGCCGAGTTGGATGCCGCTGGTGACGACGGGGAGGTGCTGCCCAAGTTCATCAACTTGACCGATGCTTCGATCAAGATG ATCGAATCGCTTCCAACAAGGTCCGCCGATGAGCAGCCATTACAAAATATCCTCAGCATTAGCACCGCGGGCCGGAATCGCTATTTGCTTCACTTTAACTCGCACCATTCTTTGATCCAATGGACTTCCGGCATCCGGTTGGCCATGTATGAGCATTCGACACTTCAAGAGGCATACACGGGCGCCGTGGTGGCCGGCAAGGGCAAGACCCtcaacagcatcaacatcatcatggaACGCGCCAGGGTTCCCGTTCAGGAATACGTCCGTGTAAGGTTCGGTGCCGGTGTCCCCTGGAGACGTTGTTGGTGTGTGATAGAACCACCCAGCGAGAAGGAGTATCAGAAGGCACAAAAGGAGCACAAGAAGCGTTCTGCCTATGACCGATCACATGCACCCATCTTAAAGGGTGAGATCAGGTTCTTCGACAccaagaaggaggccgagaagaagaagaagcaccaAAAGCCAATAGCGACCATCACCGATGCCTATGCAGCCTACGCTATTTACCCACAGGCCAAGGCGCTGATCGACGGCTCGACGCTGCTGAAAATTGAGGGTGATATCCACATCCACTCCGAACCACCATCGTCAACCGAGGGCTTCGTCTTCATCATGCCCGAGTCGCATCCGATGGTCCCTGGTTTTGAGATGTTGCTGCGCTTCCTCTTCCCAACCTGGGACACGTTTGGTCTGTACGGTCGTCCGGGTCGGTTGTGTGCAAGCCCTAGAGACTCGCGCTCTCTCATGTTTGCGATGCCAAAGCACAAGAAATATGGATATCTCGAGTTGCTCGATGTCAGTGggctcatcaccaccgacggAAGCTCCTCTTGGTCGGAGAGGGAGTGGCGCAAGAAGTTGAAAGAGCTGACGGGGACTCGCATGTTGGATATGGAGGCGGCTGGAGATACCGCAAGCCAAAGTAGCAAGCGGCTAAGCCAGGGCGGACAGTCGAAGCCGAGAGTAGGTTTTGCATCGGATGATGGAAGTTCTGGGCGGTCATCAAGGTCCATGTCTGTGACTCGGCCGGGTTCGCGAACAGACTCTGCACCTCCGGATGCTAACAGGGAGAGGGCACCATACGCTATGGCCGGTCACGGCAAGCACACGCGCAACATCTCGGATACCCAGCTCGAGAGCCACTCACCTTACCCTTATGATATGGATCATCATGCAGTCGGCCCTTCGGCAATGCGCCCCGCTGACCGAGCCAGGACATTTGCAAGCGATTTGGCGCCCACCCCGGAGAGGGTCAGCTCCGAGGATGAATATCCTAGAGGCATGGCTGGCTACAACCTGAACGAAATGCAGCGGATGATGACCCCCGAGCCGGtcgctccccctccagcatTTGCTCATGGTGCAGAATCTCGGCCTTATCCCAAGCCCCAACCTTCACCTGAGTTGCGTCGGGAACACAACAGGTTATCGGACACTACGCTTTCCCAGCTGGCCAACGCAGGAGGCTTGGGACCTGGAGGATACCCGGATGAGCAGCTGCGCGGCGACTACGCGATGAGCCCGCAATCTGGATACAACGGCCCACGAGGTCAACCGGTACAGACAAAAACCACCAGCGCCGTTATCATGGAATCAGATGCTAATTACAATGGATCTCGTGAAGTTTTGACAGCTCCCACTACCTACCAAGGCTCTCCTGGGTCCCTTCCACCGCGCCTGGATTCGTTACAAAACCAGTCAGATTCTCCCCTAAAACATTCCGTCCTAGGTCCCGATAGCAACACCACGCGACACATGAACTCTGGTCCATCAACCGGCCCCTCTCCCACTGACTCCGGCATGCGCCCTGCAATGAGTCAAAAGTCACATGGAAATCAAACAACACAGTCTTCGGGCCCTCCTAGCGGCCGGCAGACCCCACCGCCTTCCAGGGCTGATATGGCGTTCAATTTTCCAGAAAGGTCCCCGATTCATCGCAAACCTCTGCCTGCTAGAACCACCAGCCTACAGCACAAGAACCAGGAACCAGTCTCTCCCATCTCCTTTTCCCCGCCCCTTCCAAACAGGTCAGAAAGTCATTTCGATGATGGCGCTTCCACAGTAAGCCCTGATTACGCTAGCACGCACCGGGGTTCGATAGAACTGCCAGTGAGATCGACGGAATGGCCGCGGATCGGCGTGCTCAAGTCTACGGGTGAGGATGCGCCTGTCTCTGGTGTCAAGGCTGGAGAAGGGTACAAAATTCCAGATATCGATTTTGGGCGGACTTTGAACTATGGAGCACTTCCACCTGGGAAGGTGTTGTCGGCACCAGGCTCTTCACACGGAGCTGATTCTGGATCTGGAATGGAATCCCCACGTCATGCAACCACACCCTCTGGTAGAAAATCTCCTGGCCCTGGTCCTGCGTATTGCCATCGGCGTCAAGAATCGAGCGATTCCTTCCGTCGAAGCGTGGCCTGGCAACCGGGTGTCGTAGCAGGCCCCAGCACATCCATTGATAGATCAATTTCCCCTGAACAGTTTGTCCAACAACGTGCGACTATGCATCAGCGTAACCCCTCGGGCTACACTCTCAACGAGTTTCGAGCGGGTACCCCTACATCCCCATACAAGCGGCCAAACAGTAATCCAGCATCCCATTCGCGGTCGAATTCGGCTGACCTACTCTCATCTGGTCGCCCTGTGAGCCAGGCTGGGATGCTTGCTCTGTCCAGCGGCGAAGTCTCGTCGCACTTGTCGGCACGCGAGCAAGAACACGTCGCGAGGATGACGGGCAGCCCTCTCATTGCCATCGCTGGCAACAAGAACGCTCCCCAGGCCAAGGTTGGCCTGGTCGGTGCAATTGAGGCGCGCGAGCGTGAAAGGGCTCAGATGAGGCAAGGGATCGGTGGCCAAGCTGTTGCGCATGCTATTGATCAACGAAATCGGGAGCAGCATCAACAGGCGCAGCGAGCTGCCCAGGCTGCTTTCGCTCAGCAACAGGCTCATTTTGCAGCTCAATACCAAGGCTCCCCTCGCCCCCAGTTTCCCCTTCAGTATGGGCCACAGTCATGGCCTCACCAAGGAATGTCTCAACATGGCTCACTGAGTGGCGCGCCTCCGGTTAACCAAGCGTTTGCGTCTGGCGGTGGATGGGGACAGCAAGGGCAAATAGGGTTAGGAATGAGCAACTCGCCGCCACCACAGGCTCCGTTTGCAGCGGCTACGGTGCCCGGCGGTCCTCGATCTGGGACGCCGGGAAGAATGACGTTTCAAGGCCAGGCTTTCTAG
- the RAD53 gene encoding Protein kinase protein rad53 (EggNog:ENOG503NVJ5; COG:T) produces the protein MDTFGEDSQPTQATQNVVDPRRLGQQNSGFSDTDIADIICLLVPQSDAARREIRRIRLRTPEHTVGRDEALNLDVEEDGEDVIGGQGFPGHGVGEYHIALRFSTEIKSAVNGFTFGRNESRCDIIFEDDPMRRLSNTHFRIYLNDHGVLMMEDMSTNGTVVDEQLLRRKGEPPLDVKRTLRSGSNIKILMHEEARDLKFRVWIPIRQGYSNEAYKQNLRTYISNRAALTVDVNATIVPGPGGRVDIFKPAAPRAAPAQRQTANNPVAVRRAQPGPSDQQDTDDIFDGLPKAWGGSQKYNRVGEVGRGAFATVYKVTSRFSGEPYAAKELDKRKFMKNGVLDQKVENEMRIMQKVKHPNIVEYVEHLDWDNRLLIIIMEYVGKGDLGRMISEYGPLTEDTTRIMATQLLDALDYLHKMNITHRDVKPDNILVSSHDPFVVKLTDFGLSKMIDHDQTFLRTFCGTLLYCAPEVYSEYAEYDSRGRRHPRNRRLHPQTGQRYDHAVDIWSLGGVLFYTMTKSPPFPAQSGASHSALLHQIMTKPLNIAPLQQAQISEEGIKFIQGMLNRKPENRATIEALQQHPWIQPPPPPQVDEVSDQELSFNASQLSIQDQDLQIPFEDHLIPASDDEDLPDQEPVPTGGYESEKENYTFGAGNQPQPQPQRLFGEVNPSAMGSQGAVAAHRLNLPVSKDSFASSASTEILGSDNEIKDSFESDQHSTPRQKKQFSQIPSVGLEEGSFSLSQSRSTEDLNTKTFDVASQSLGGAESILENLNMKSRVGSLLASRGSEVNSSKRKQDSSSEDEAQRGPVSDGRGLKRFRSDPITVQKQQQQQQQQQQQQQQEVAIRTLDRKDFDLMSQIPSIPKQSVQIDIPVHKATYWLANDRSTWHLTYPEMTQLQFDAFKTAAKARGEDFAPGKTPLWDLAMKYFPPTNRERPGKIRRTFEDSGDHTMPSTAIESQASQHVEIPDTQDAYTTMAMHSERMKPVIACLKSTPSSVVHFIQVLVTECMISWGRSVDNTRSYEPKSESRVPKYAFKLLLWKNNFDATIHRNWRPWNKRYEPDEEEFMFYICTKATNGIWINGEKLRSHLNENKKADGPYKYWAPLYDGDRVSVWQTIDGNSRTELTFRCVWGGSAKPRPGYGPQAIPTMVDTDTARQLDHLCDKIERKMRSLNEHDLCMEEAEYDMNERHKHIDREREKSKQFEKLRRQADRGGRRPSPMPGITYGNADSTPAMWTSQFRGGVPVFRRPSPTASDLLRAARY, from the exons ATGGACACGTTTGGGGAGGATTCGCAGCCGACTCaag CGACGCAAAACGTCGTGGATCCGAGACGGCTGGGACAGCAGAACTCGGGCTTCTCAGATACAGACATCGCCGACATAATATGTCTTCTTGTTCCGCAGTCGGATGCTGCACGCCGAGAAATCAGAAGAATCAGACTCCGAACACCAGAGCACACGGTTGGGAGGGATGAGGCGCTCAACTTGgatgtggaagaggatggggaggatgtaATTGGGGGCCAGGGCTTTCCGGGACATGGTGTAGGGGAGTATCACATTGCACTGAGGTTTTCCACCGAGATTAAGAGTGCTGTAAATGGCTTCACCTTTGGACGAAACGAAAGTCGTTGCGACATTATTTTCGAAGACGATCCGATGCGACGGCTGAGCAACACCCACTTCCGCATCTACCTCAACGACCACGGggttttgatgatggaggacaTGTCGACAAACGGCACCGTTGTTGATGAGCAGCTCTTACGACGAAAGGGCGAGCCACCGCTCGATGTGAAGAGGACACTAAGGAGCGGTTCGAATATTAAGATTCTGATGCATGAGGAGGCAAGAGACCTCAAGTTCAGGGTCTGGATACCAATCCGGCAGGGCTACTCAAATGAAGCCTACAAGCAAAACCTACGAACATACATTTCAAATCGAGCAGCACTCACGGTAGATGTGAACGCAACCATCGTGCCCGGCCCTGGTGGGCGT GTTGACATATTCAAGCCCGCGGCACCCAGAGCAGCTCCTGCGCAAAGGCAAACGGCCAACAACCCGGTAGCTGTTCGTCGGGCACAGCCAGGTCCTTCAGATCAACAAGATACCGATGATATCTTTGATGGTCTTCCAAAGGCGTGGGGTGGGTCGCAAAAGTACAACCGTGTGGGCGAGGTGGGCAGAGGCGCCTTCGCTACCGTCTACAAGGTGACCTCGAGGTTCAGCGGTGAACCTTATGCGGCCAAAGAACTCGACAAGCGGAAGTTCATGAAGAACGGCGTCTTGGACCAGAAGGTTGAGAACGAAATGCGCATCATGCAAAAAGTCAAACAT CCAAACATTGTAGAATACGTCGAGCATCTCGACTGGGATAACCGGCTGTTGATCATTATTATGGAATATGTCGGCAAAGGAGATCTCGGGAGGATGATCTCGGAGTATGGGCCTCTCACCGAGGACACCACAAGGATCATGGCAACCCAGCTGCTGGATGCCTTGGATTATCTTCACAAGATGAACATCACCCACCGTGATGTGAAGCCGGACAACATTCTAGTGAGCTCACATGATCCATTTGTGGTCAAGCTCACGGATTTTGGGCTTTCCAAGATGATTGATCACGACCAGACGTTTCTCAGGACCTTTTGTGGTACCCTCCTGTATTGCGCCCCTGAAGTATACTCGGAATATGCCGAATACGATAGCAGAGGCAGACGGCATCCCCGAAATCGACGTCTCCACCCACAAACTGGTCAGAGATACGATCACGCGGTTGACATTTGGTCCTTGGGAGGCGTTCTTTTCTACACAATGACGAaatcacccccctttccgGCTCAAAGCGGAGCTAGTCACTCGGCGCTCCTTCATCAGATCATGACCAAACCCCTCAACATAGCACCCCTTCAACAAGCCCAAATCTCAGAAGAGGGTATCAAGTTCATCCAGGGTATGCTCAACCGTAAACCAGAGAACCGAGCAACGATTGAAGCgctccagcagcaccccTGGATTCAGCCGCCTCCGCCACCGCAGGTCGATGAAGTATCCGACCAGGAGCTCAGCTTCAATGCTTCACAGCTCAGCATCCAGGATCAAGACTTGCAGATACCGTTTGAGGACCATTTGATTCCAGCCAGCGACGATGAAGATCTCCCTGATCAGGAGCCAGTTCCAACCGGCGGATACGAGTCCGAGAAGGAGAACTACACATTTGGAGCCGGTAACCAGCCAcagcctcaacctcaacgtCTCTTTGGAGAAGTAAATCCGTCGGCTATGGGGAGTCAAGGCGCGGTGGCGGCCCATCGTCTGAATCTGCCGGTGTCCAAAGACAGCTTTGCGTCAAGCGCATCGACGGAGATTTTAGGATCTGACAATGAAATCAAGGACAGCTTTGAGTCTGACCAACACTCCACACCGCGGCAGAAGAAGCAGTTCTCGCAAATTCCCTCTGTCGGTCTGGAGGAAGGGTCCTTCTCGCTCAGCCAGAGCAGATCCACCGAggacctcaacaccaagacctTTGATGTGGCATCACAGAGCTTGGGGGGCGCCGAGTCCATCCTGGAGAATCTTAATATGAAGTCACGCGTCGGCTCCCTCCTTGCCTCTCGTGGAAGTGAGGTGAACTCCAGCAAACGCAAGCAGGATTCATCCAGCGAAGATGAGGCTCAGCGAGGGCCTGTATCCGATGGGCGCGGTCTGAAGAGGTTTCGATCAGACCCTATAACGGTTCaaaagcaacagcaacaacaacaacaacaacaacaacaacaacag caagaagtcGCCATTCGCACGCTCGATAGGAAGGACTTTGATTTGATGTCGCAAATCCCATCGATTCCTAAGCAGTCGGTGCAGATCGACATTCCAGTCCACAAGGCTACATACTGGCTGGCTAATGACAGGAGCACCTGGCATCTGACGTACCCCGAGATGACACAGCTACAGTTCGACGCCTTCAAAACGGCAGCCAAAGCCAGAGGAGAAGACTTTGCTCCAGGCAAAACCCCTCTTTGGGACCTGGCAATGAAGTACTTCCCACCCACCAATCGGGAGCGGCCAGGCAAGATCAGAAGGACCTTTGAAGATTCCGGAGACCACACGATGCCGTCTACTGCAATCGAATCCCAGGCGAGTCAGCATGTCGAGATCCCAGACACCCAGGACGCGTATACCACCATGGCTATGCACTCGGAGCGGATGAAGCCAGTGATTGCGTGTTTGAAGTCAACACCCAGTTCAGTGGTTCACTTCATTCAGGTCCTGGTAACCGAGTGCATGATCTCCTGGGGCCGTTCTGTCGACAACACTCGCTCGTACGAGCCCAAATCGGAGAGCAGAGTCCCGAAATACGCATTCAAGCTCCTCCTGTGGAAGAACAACTTTGATGCCACCATCCACAGGAACTGGCGGCCTTGGAACAAGCGCTACGAGcctgacgaggaggagttcATGTTTTACATTTGCACCAAGGCGACCAACGGCATCTGGATCAACGGCGAGAAATTGCGCTCTCACCTGAACGAGAACAAGAAAGCCGACGGCCCTTACAAGTACTGGGCTCCCCTCTACGACGGCGACCGCGTCTCCGTCTGGCAGACCATCGACGGCAATTCCAGAACCGAGCTCACCTTTCGTTGCGTCTGGGGAGGCAGTGCGAAACCTCGTCCCGGCTACGGTCCTCAAGCTATCCCAACCATGGTCGACACGGACACTGCCCGCCAACTGGATCACCTCTGCGACAAGATTGAGCGCAAGATGCGCAGTTTGAACGAGCACGACCTCTGtatggaggaggcggagtATGACATGAACGAACGCCACAAGCACATTGAccgggagagggaaaagtcGAAGCAGTTTGAGAAGCTGAGGAGGCAGGCGGacaggggtgggaggaggccgagcccGATGCCGGGGATCACGTATGGGAATGCGGATTCTACGCCGGCGATGTGGACTAGTCAGTTCAGAGGGGGGGTGCCTGTTTTTAGGAGGCCGAGTCCGACTGCTTCGGATTTGTTGAGGGCTGCGAGGTATTAA